From Longimicrobium sp., one genomic window encodes:
- the sufD gene encoding Fe-S cluster assembly protein SufD: MPDTITAAPETGIFTRDQVEILSARKGEPGWLLDARMRAHGAFADAPMPSTRLEDWRYTDIKKALKLDAFSFAEERGPVAAGGFAPGLTTLMDEAGESAATLVQVDASVVLRELPEELAAQGVIFTSLEMAIQQHPELVQRFLGTGVTPEDGKFAAMNESLWTGGAFLYVPRNVQVEAPFRVYRWIGEGGTAAFGRTLVVAEQGAKVAVVETLGSDDFARQALSVGAAEIFADEGATAIYTSVQRYGRGVIHLSTDRLVAGRDSKITTLYATFGADLARADVQCRLRAPGSHVDMLGLYIADGTQHFDNQTLQDHLAPHASSNLLFKGALNDAGRSVFRGLIRVHPKAQRTDAYQTNRNLILSDKARADSLPNLEIQADDVRCSHAATVGQLDEEEVFYLLSRGIPKAEAVRLVVFGFFGEVLEQLPLEGVKQELLRVVERKLDASR, encoded by the coding sequence GTGCCCGATACGATCACCGCAGCACCCGAAACCGGCATCTTCACCCGCGACCAGGTGGAGATCCTTTCCGCGCGAAAGGGCGAGCCCGGCTGGCTGCTCGACGCGCGCATGCGTGCGCACGGCGCGTTCGCCGATGCGCCCATGCCCAGCACGCGCCTGGAAGACTGGCGCTACACCGACATCAAGAAGGCGCTCAAGCTCGACGCCTTTTCGTTTGCCGAGGAGCGTGGCCCGGTGGCGGCCGGCGGGTTCGCCCCCGGTCTGACCACGCTGATGGACGAGGCGGGCGAGTCGGCTGCCACGCTGGTGCAGGTGGATGCCTCCGTGGTGCTGCGCGAGCTTCCCGAGGAGCTGGCTGCGCAGGGGGTGATCTTCACCTCCCTGGAGATGGCGATCCAGCAGCACCCCGAGCTGGTGCAGCGCTTCCTGGGCACCGGCGTTACGCCCGAGGACGGCAAGTTCGCCGCGATGAACGAGTCGCTGTGGACGGGCGGCGCGTTCCTGTACGTTCCGCGAAACGTGCAGGTAGAGGCTCCGTTCCGCGTCTACCGCTGGATTGGCGAAGGCGGTACGGCGGCGTTCGGGCGCACGCTGGTCGTCGCCGAGCAGGGCGCGAAGGTGGCCGTCGTGGAAACGCTTGGCTCGGACGACTTCGCCCGGCAGGCGCTTTCCGTGGGCGCGGCCGAGATCTTCGCCGACGAGGGCGCCACGGCCATCTACACCTCGGTGCAGCGCTACGGCCGCGGCGTGATCCACCTGTCGACGGACCGGCTGGTGGCGGGGCGCGACTCGAAGATCACCACGCTGTACGCCACCTTCGGCGCCGACCTGGCCCGTGCGGACGTACAGTGCCGGCTTCGTGCGCCGGGAAGCCACGTCGACATGCTGGGGCTGTACATCGCCGACGGCACGCAGCATTTCGACAACCAGACGCTGCAGGACCACCTGGCGCCGCACGCCAGCAGCAACCTGCTGTTCAAGGGCGCGCTGAACGACGCCGGCCGGTCGGTGTTCCGCGGGCTGATCCGCGTGCATCCCAAGGCACAGCGGACCGACGCGTACCAGACCAACCGCAACCTGATCCTCAGCGACAAGGCGCGGGCCGACTCGCTCCCCAACCTGGAGATCCAGGCCGACGACGTGCGCTGCTCGCACGCCGCCACGGTGGGGCAGCTGGACGAGGAAGAGGTGTTCTACCTCCTTTCCCGCGGCATTCCCAAGGCCGAGGCCGTGCGCCTCGTCGTCTTCGGCTTCTTCGGCGAGGTGCTGGAGCAGCTGCCGCTGGAAGGCGTCAAGCAGGAGCTGCTGCGCGTGGTGGAGCGCAAGCTCGACGCGTCGCGCTGA
- a CDS encoding non-heme iron oxygenase ferredoxin subunit yields the protein MAWIRAAALSELPAEGAVLGVEAGGRRVALALVDGEVYAFADNCTHRDFPLSLGEVDAETCTVTCEWHGAAFDIRTGDPTCGPAFRPIAVFAARVDGSDVMVDLP from the coding sequence TTGGCGTGGATCAGGGCCGCCGCCCTCTCGGAGCTTCCGGCCGAGGGGGCGGTGCTGGGAGTGGAGGCGGGGGGACGGCGCGTCGCGCTGGCATTGGTCGACGGTGAGGTGTACGCCTTCGCCGACAACTGCACGCACCGCGATTTTCCGCTCTCGCTCGGCGAGGTGGACGCGGAGACGTGCACCGTCACCTGCGAGTGGCACGGGGCCGCCTTCGACATCCGCACCGGCGACCCCACCTGCGGCCCCGCCTTTCGGCCTATCGCGGTTTTCGCCGCCCGAGTGGATGGGTCGGATGTGATGGTGGATCTGCCCTGA
- a CDS encoding cysteine desulfurase: protein MSNASLLDAPASTLDVERIREDFPILRETSNGKQIVYLDNAASTQKPTAVIDAISEHYRHNNANVHRGIHELSNRASDAYDGARTRVARLFGIADEAELIWTRGTTESLNLIAYSWGFANLKPGDEILLSELEHHSNLVPWQLVAQRTGAKLRFLRIDDQGRLDLEPLDQLLTERTKLVSLSHVSNALGTVNPVKEIAAKAHAVGALMVVDGAQSAPHLPVDVPSLGCDFYAFSGHKMCGPTGIGGLWGRREVLEAMPPFHGGGDMIEWVDLEQSTYAALPHKFEAGTPNIAGAVGLAAAADYLAGIGRDAILAHERSLIAYAVERMSEIPDLRILGPRDLSERSGVVSFTLADVHPHDLATILDSEGVAIRAGHHCCQPLMKCLGVGSTARASFYLYNTPAEVDALVDALHKARSLFGY, encoded by the coding sequence ATGAGCAACGCATCGCTGCTGGACGCGCCGGCCTCCACGCTGGACGTGGAGCGCATCCGAGAGGACTTCCCGATCCTGCGCGAGACGTCGAACGGCAAGCAGATCGTCTACCTGGACAACGCGGCGTCCACGCAGAAGCCGACGGCGGTCATCGACGCCATCTCGGAGCACTACCGGCACAACAACGCCAACGTGCACCGCGGCATCCACGAGCTTTCCAACCGCGCCTCCGACGCGTACGACGGCGCGCGGACGCGCGTCGCCAGGCTGTTCGGCATCGCGGACGAGGCAGAGCTGATCTGGACGCGCGGCACCACCGAGTCGCTGAACCTGATCGCCTACTCGTGGGGCTTCGCCAACCTGAAGCCCGGCGACGAGATCCTGCTTTCCGAGCTGGAGCACCACTCCAACCTGGTCCCCTGGCAGCTCGTCGCGCAGCGCACCGGGGCGAAGCTGCGCTTCCTGCGCATCGACGATCAGGGCCGGCTGGACCTGGAGCCGCTGGACCAGCTGCTGACGGAAAGGACGAAGCTCGTCTCCCTGTCCCACGTCAGCAACGCGCTGGGAACGGTCAACCCGGTCAAGGAGATCGCCGCGAAGGCGCACGCCGTCGGCGCGCTGATGGTGGTGGACGGCGCGCAGTCCGCCCCGCATCTTCCCGTGGACGTCCCCTCGTTGGGGTGCGACTTCTACGCGTTCAGCGGCCACAAGATGTGCGGGCCCACGGGGATCGGCGGGCTGTGGGGGCGGCGCGAGGTGCTGGAGGCCATGCCGCCCTTCCACGGCGGCGGCGACATGATCGAGTGGGTGGACCTGGAGCAGTCCACCTACGCGGCCCTCCCCCACAAGTTCGAAGCGGGCACGCCCAACATCGCCGGCGCGGTGGGGCTGGCCGCCGCGGCCGACTACCTGGCGGGCATCGGGCGCGATGCCATCCTGGCGCACGAGCGTTCACTGATCGCGTACGCCGTAGAGCGCATGAGCGAAATCCCCGACCTGCGCATCCTGGGGCCGCGCGACCTGTCGGAGCGCTCCGGCGTGGTATCGTTCACCCTGGCAGACGTGCATCCGCACGACCTGGCGACCATCCTGGACAGCGAGGGCGTGGCCATCCGCGCGGGCCACCACTGCTGCCAGCCGCTGATGAAGTGCCTGGGCGTGGGATCCACCGCGCGCGCCTCGTTCTACCTGTACAACACCCCGGCCGAAGTAGACGCGCTGGTGGACGCGCTCCACAAGGCGCGCAGCCTGTTCGGCTACTGA
- a CDS encoding S24 family peptidase, producing the protein MSWAKHAKEALRRGETVMIRPRGHSMKGKVNDGDLVTLAPVDPATLEPGDIVLVRVHGTDYLHLVTAVDGERYQIGNNRGGINGWVRAGALYGIAVSVEPYSPERKRQGPRPPAAR; encoded by the coding sequence ATGAGCTGGGCGAAGCACGCCAAGGAAGCGCTGCGCCGCGGTGAGACGGTGATGATCCGTCCACGCGGCCACTCCATGAAGGGCAAGGTGAACGATGGTGACCTGGTGACGCTCGCCCCGGTAGACCCGGCCACGCTCGAGCCCGGCGACATCGTCCTGGTGCGGGTGCACGGAACGGACTACCTGCACCTGGTCACCGCGGTGGATGGCGAGCGCTACCAGATCGGCAACAACCGGGGCGGCATCAACGGATGGGTGCGGGCGGGCGCGCTGTACGGCATCGCGGTGAGCGTGGAGCCGTACTCGCCCGAACGGAAGCGGCAGGGCCCCCGGCCACCGGCAGCACGATGA
- a CDS encoding type IV pilus twitching motility protein PilT produces MPKIDQFLELLLKHEGSDLHLSCGSEPVMRVHGHLQRVKFRPLTAADLKTLFYEILSEGQKEQYEATMDLDFAYEIPGAARFRGNFFNQHRGPAAVFRIIPSRVLTADELGLPDPIRKFTELNKGLVLVTGPTGSGKSTTLAAMIDLINQTRPEHILTIEDPIEFVHQSQRALVNQREVGPHTKSFASALKAALREDPDVILIGEMRDRETISLALTAAETGHLVFGTLHTNSAHKTVDRIIDTFPGELQHQVRSMLSESLRGVVAQQLLRKKGGKGRVAAHEIMVGTPAVSNLIREAKTFQIPSSIQTGKRDGMILMDQSIMNLMMAGTVDADEAYGKALDKAAFQKQQQG; encoded by the coding sequence ATGCCCAAGATTGACCAGTTCCTGGAACTTCTCCTCAAGCACGAAGGCTCCGACCTTCACCTGAGCTGCGGCAGCGAGCCGGTGATGCGGGTGCACGGCCATCTGCAGCGCGTGAAGTTCCGGCCCCTCACGGCGGCGGACCTGAAGACGCTGTTCTACGAGATCCTCAGCGAGGGGCAGAAGGAACAGTACGAAGCCACCATGGACCTCGACTTCGCGTACGAGATCCCGGGGGCGGCGCGCTTCCGCGGCAACTTCTTCAACCAGCACCGCGGGCCCGCGGCGGTGTTCCGCATCATCCCCTCGCGCGTGCTCACGGCCGACGAGCTGGGGCTGCCGGATCCCATCCGCAAGTTCACCGAGCTGAACAAGGGGCTGGTGCTGGTGACGGGGCCCACGGGGTCGGGCAAGTCGACCACGCTCGCGGCCATGATCGACCTGATCAATCAGACGCGCCCCGAGCACATCCTGACCATCGAAGACCCCATCGAGTTCGTGCACCAGAGCCAGCGGGCGCTGGTCAACCAGCGCGAGGTGGGGCCGCACACCAAAAGCTTCGCTTCTGCGCTCAAGGCGGCGCTGCGCGAAGACCCGGACGTCATCCTGATCGGCGAGATGCGCGACCGCGAAACCATCTCGCTGGCGCTGACGGCGGCCGAGACCGGCCACCTGGTGTTCGGAACGCTGCACACCAACAGCGCGCACAAGACGGTGGACCGCATCATCGACACCTTCCCGGGCGAGCTTCAACACCAGGTGCGCTCGATGCTTTCCGAGAGCCTGCGGGGGGTGGTCGCGCAGCAGCTGCTGCGGAAGAAGGGGGGCAAGGGGCGGGTGGCCGCGCACGAGATCATGGTGGGCACGCCGGCGGTGTCCAACCTGATCCGCGAGGCCAAGACCTTCCAGATCCCGTCGTCCATCCAGACGGGCAAGCGCGACGGGATGATCCTGATGGACCAGTCGATCATGAACCTGATGATGGCCGGCACCGTCGACGCCGACGAGGCGTACGGCAAGGCGCTCGACAAGGCGGCCTTCCAGAAACAGCAGCAGGGATAG
- the sufU gene encoding Fe-S cluster assembly sulfur transfer protein SufU translates to MERSALDSVYQELILKHYRSSKHRGELESPDAVVPMRNPVCGDDILLQVQVREGRISEIRFSGHGCAISQAAASMMSEHAVGKTWDEVHAVAGRFREMIHGDETAARDKALGDMRALAGVSKLPRRVKCAMLAWDALDEAEKKIGDAP, encoded by the coding sequence ATGGAACGCTCGGCGCTGGACTCCGTGTACCAGGAGCTGATCCTGAAGCACTACCGCAGCAGCAAGCACCGCGGCGAGCTGGAGTCGCCCGATGCGGTGGTGCCCATGCGCAACCCCGTCTGCGGCGACGACATCCTGCTGCAGGTGCAGGTGCGCGAGGGGCGGATTTCGGAGATCCGCTTCAGCGGCCACGGGTGCGCCATCTCGCAGGCGGCCGCGTCCATGATGAGCGAGCACGCCGTGGGCAAGACGTGGGATGAGGTGCACGCCGTCGCGGGCCGCTTCCGCGAGATGATCCACGGCGACGAAACCGCCGCGCGCGACAAGGCTTTGGGCGACATGCGTGCGCTGGCCGGCGTATCGAAGCTGCCGCGCCGGGTGAAGTGCGCCATGCTGGCCTGGGACGCCCTGGACGAGGCGGAAAAGAAGATCGGGGACGCGCCCTGA
- a CDS encoding DinB family protein, whose product MSTDALPAQLAETWRIHDRINRYLLDAVQPDALAAIGLTKGRSVAEQFAHIHNVRLMWIKEGAPDLLDGLQKIEKGAPVDHASLRAALESSAAAIETMLARALEAGKLRGFKPHPVAFLGYLVSHESHHRGQIAVALKGAGHPLDKKTAFGLWEWGVR is encoded by the coding sequence ATGAGCACGGACGCCCTTCCCGCACAGCTTGCTGAAACCTGGCGCATCCACGACCGCATCAACCGCTACCTGCTGGATGCAGTTCAGCCCGATGCACTCGCGGCCATCGGGCTGACCAAGGGCCGCAGCGTGGCCGAGCAGTTCGCCCACATCCACAACGTGCGGCTGATGTGGATCAAGGAGGGCGCGCCGGACCTGCTGGACGGCCTGCAGAAGATCGAGAAGGGCGCGCCGGTGGACCACGCCTCGCTCCGGGCAGCCCTCGAATCCTCCGCGGCGGCGATCGAAACGATGCTGGCTCGCGCCCTGGAGGCGGGAAAGCTGCGCGGGTTCAAGCCGCACCCGGTGGCCTTCCTGGGATACCTGGTCTCGCACGAGTCCCACCACCGTGGGCAGATCGCCGTGGCGCTCAAGGGCGCCGGGCACCCGCTGGACAAGAAGACCGCCTTCGGCCTGTGGGAGTGGGGCGTGAGGTGA
- a CDS encoding c-type cytochrome, producing MKRIVKWGLRIGGGLLVLVIVAVGAAYGVAEAKMRKDYGHVRAPIAAVTPNAALIAEGKRQATIRGCNDCHGADMGGNTLVDQFPVGRISGSNLTRGKGGVGARYATDDAWARAILHGVGSDGRPLLLMPSQEFQGLTDADVAALVAYLRTLPPVDRETPANAVWPLGRALVAGGVLPLAAEVIDHDAPRVQVQPAPTAEYGAKVAGVCTGCHGPGLSGGKGPGEPADWKPSANLTPDRATGLGTWTEADFLRAMRTGKRPDGTLIDPRMPWKAFGQMNDVELRALWAYLQTVPAKAEGGR from the coding sequence ATGAAACGGATAGTGAAGTGGGGGCTGCGCATCGGCGGGGGGCTGCTGGTGCTGGTGATCGTGGCGGTCGGCGCCGCGTACGGCGTGGCCGAGGCCAAGATGCGCAAGGACTACGGCCACGTCCGCGCACCCATTGCCGCGGTGACGCCGAACGCCGCGCTGATCGCGGAAGGCAAGCGGCAGGCGACCATCCGCGGCTGCAACGACTGCCACGGCGCGGACATGGGCGGAAACACGCTGGTGGACCAGTTCCCCGTGGGACGCATCTCCGGCAGCAACCTCACGCGCGGCAAGGGCGGCGTGGGCGCCCGCTACGCGACGGACGACGCGTGGGCGCGCGCCATCCTGCACGGCGTGGGATCGGACGGGCGGCCGCTGCTGCTCATGCCCAGCCAGGAGTTCCAGGGCCTCACCGACGCCGACGTAGCGGCGCTGGTGGCCTACCTGCGCACCCTGCCGCCGGTGGACCGCGAGACGCCCGCGAACGCCGTCTGGCCCCTGGGGCGCGCGCTGGTAGCTGGCGGGGTGCTTCCCCTGGCGGCCGAAGTGATCGACCACGACGCACCGCGGGTGCAGGTGCAGCCGGCGCCCACGGCCGAGTACGGCGCCAAGGTAGCCGGGGTGTGCACCGGCTGCCACGGGCCCGGGCTGTCGGGCGGCAAGGGTCCGGGCGAGCCGGCGGACTGGAAGCCGTCCGCCAACCTGACGCCGGACCGCGCCACCGGCCTGGGAACGTGGACGGAGGCCGACTTCCTCCGCGCCATGCGCACCGGCAAGCGCCCGGACGGCACGCTGATCGACCCGCGGATGCCCTGGAAAGCGTTCGGCCAGATGAACGACGTGGAACTGCGGGCGCTCTGGGCGTATTTGCAGACGGTGCCCGCGAAGGCTGAGGGCGGCAGGTGA
- the fadI gene encoding acetyl-CoA C-acyltransferase FadI, translating to MNGQGRRVAIIDGCRTPFAKSGTDFRDVSAVELGKASVRELIARTEIDPKLVDHVVYGTVVQSVQEPNIAREVTLGAGIPPTVPSFTVGRACASSNQAITSGAEHIALGMADVVIAGGAESLTDVPILFSPEMRNALVRASKAKSLGERIQAFRAIRPRHLAPIAPAIAEPTTGLTMGESAEKMAKENGITREAQDRWALRSHQLAAAATEDGRLTREIAPFYVPPKFDRVATTDNGVRADTSLEKLSTLKPVFDRRYGTVTAGNASPLTDGASAVLLMSEEKAKELGHKPLGFIRSYAYAALDPNDQLLQGPVYAAPTAFDRAGLTMKDIGLLEIHEAFAAQVLSNLQWFDSDKIARERLGRDKAIGLPPEDRINVMGGSIAIGHPFGATGGRITVTLLNEMRRRGEQFGMISVCAAGAMGFVMIVEAAPN from the coding sequence ATGAACGGACAGGGACGCAGGGTCGCCATCATCGACGGGTGCCGTACCCCCTTCGCCAAGTCGGGCACCGACTTCCGCGACGTGTCGGCGGTGGAGCTGGGCAAGGCGTCGGTGCGCGAGCTGATCGCCCGGACGGAGATCGACCCGAAGCTGGTGGATCACGTGGTGTACGGCACCGTCGTGCAGTCGGTGCAGGAGCCCAACATTGCCCGCGAGGTCACGCTGGGCGCCGGCATTCCGCCGACGGTGCCGTCGTTCACCGTGGGGCGGGCCTGCGCCTCCAGCAACCAGGCCATCACCTCCGGCGCCGAGCACATCGCGCTGGGCATGGCCGACGTGGTCATCGCCGGCGGCGCCGAGTCGCTGACCGACGTGCCCATCCTGTTCTCGCCCGAGATGCGGAACGCGCTGGTGCGCGCCTCCAAGGCCAAGTCGCTGGGCGAGCGCATCCAAGCCTTCCGCGCCATCCGCCCGCGGCACCTGGCCCCCATCGCCCCCGCCATCGCCGAGCCCACGACCGGGCTTACGATGGGCGAGTCGGCGGAAAAGATGGCCAAGGAAAACGGCATCACCCGCGAGGCGCAGGACCGCTGGGCCCTGCGCTCGCACCAGCTGGCCGCCGCGGCCACCGAGGACGGCCGCCTGACGCGCGAGATCGCGCCGTTCTACGTGCCGCCCAAGTTCGACCGCGTGGCGACGACCGACAACGGCGTGCGCGCCGACACCTCGCTCGAAAAGCTGTCCACGCTCAAGCCCGTGTTCGACCGCCGCTACGGAACGGTGACGGCCGGCAACGCCTCGCCGCTGACGGATGGCGCCTCGGCCGTGCTGCTGATGAGCGAGGAGAAGGCGAAGGAGCTGGGGCACAAGCCGCTGGGCTTCATCCGCAGCTACGCGTACGCCGCGCTGGACCCCAACGACCAGTTGCTGCAAGGCCCCGTGTACGCCGCGCCGACCGCGTTCGACCGCGCCGGGCTCACCATGAAGGATATCGGCCTGCTGGAGATCCACGAGGCGTTCGCGGCGCAGGTGCTCAGCAACCTGCAGTGGTTCGATTCCGACAAGATCGCTCGCGAGCGGCTGGGGCGCGACAAGGCCATCGGCCTGCCGCCGGAAGACCGGATCAACGTAATGGGCGGCTCCATCGCCATCGGCCACCCCTTCGGCGCCACCGGCGGGCGCATCACCGTGACCCTGCTGAACGAGATGCGCCGCCGCGGCGAGCAGTTCGGCATGATCAGCGTCTGCGCCGCTGGCGCCATGGGCTTCGTGATGATCGTCGAAGCCGCGCCCAACTGA
- a CDS encoding type II toxin-antitoxin system RelE/ParE family toxin: MGNRARATARRGSVNRALEIRPRAERGMERAARWYEKRNASKRVEFLDAVESTISALRENPLRFLRVGRVRRALVHGFPYMIVFQVSDERIIVTNCVHQHRDPRRWMRG; encoded by the coding sequence GTGGGAAACCGTGCGCGCGCGACTGCGCGCAGGGGATCAGTGAATCGCGCGCTGGAAATTCGTCCGAGGGCTGAACGAGGGATGGAGCGCGCCGCACGGTGGTACGAGAAGCGAAACGCCTCAAAACGCGTGGAGTTTCTGGACGCGGTGGAGAGCACTATCAGCGCGCTTCGGGAGAACCCGTTGAGATTCCTGCGTGTTGGCCGGGTCCGCCGAGCGCTGGTCCATGGGTTTCCATATATGATCGTATTTCAGGTTTCGGACGAGCGAATCATAGTCACTAACTGCGTTCACCAGCACCGGGATCCGCGGCGCTGGATGAGAGGATGA
- a CDS encoding Rrf2 family transcriptional regulator, with the protein MSTISSRVAMAVHVLAFLARRRGEAVTSDTIAGSVNTNPVVVRRLMGSLRNAGLVQVQPGARGGAQLAREPQNITVLDVYRAVEEKPDLFALHAEPRGDCDIGGNIRGVLRGVFCRAHEAMQRELGAVTIADVFHDVTGRSCCGPQRATGECRQPAGRPHAEA; encoded by the coding sequence ATGTCGACGATCAGCAGCAGGGTGGCGATGGCGGTGCACGTGCTGGCGTTCCTGGCCCGGCGCCGGGGCGAGGCGGTGACATCCGACACCATCGCGGGAAGCGTGAACACCAACCCTGTCGTAGTACGCCGCCTGATGGGCTCCCTTCGCAACGCCGGGCTGGTGCAGGTGCAGCCGGGGGCACGCGGCGGCGCGCAGCTGGCCCGCGAGCCGCAGAACATCACCGTGCTCGACGTGTACCGCGCGGTAGAGGAAAAGCCCGACCTGTTTGCGCTGCACGCCGAGCCCAGGGGCGACTGCGACATCGGCGGAAACATCCGCGGCGTGCTCCGCGGCGTCTTTTGCCGTGCGCACGAAGCCATGCAGCGGGAGCTGGGCGCCGTCACCATCGCCGACGTCTTCCACGACGTCACGGGGCGCTCGTGTTGCGGACCGCAGCGGGCGACGGGGGAATGCCGCCAGCCCGCCGGACGGCCGCACGCGGAGGCGTAG
- a CDS encoding MFS transporter, protein MIKRAAGAFTGREWGLLGILLAVQFCHILDFVLIMPLGPMLMRSLDASAKEFGLLVSAYTFSAAITGLVASAYMDRFDRKRMLMVLLAGFGVGTLLCGLVDSYATLMAARVVAGGFGGVLAGVVFAIVGDQIRPERRATAMGVVMGGFSAASVLGLPFGLSLAEATGWQTPFLVLAGVTGVILVLGTWLLPPMNAHLAHRREGNVFRDLVQVARDPEHVKAFTLTTAIMFSAFTVVPFLSPYLVGNVGMAEDKLDLIYFAGGLATLVTGPAVFGPLADRYGHARVFAWVAVGSILPIAVVTNLPVSPLWVILTVTTLMMIMASGRMISATALVTGVVHPARRGSFMSLNSSVQQGAAGLAASVGGLMIAGGGGSNAPITGYPAVGALAIAATLATLVLVGRLRPAQVAGAVPQLDQTGAPALAAPLEAPRRRVAADDRTIPGIRT, encoded by the coding sequence ATGATAAAGCGCGCCGCCGGGGCGTTTACCGGGCGTGAGTGGGGCTTGCTGGGAATTCTGCTGGCCGTGCAGTTCTGCCACATCCTGGACTTCGTGCTGATCATGCCGCTGGGCCCCATGCTCATGCGGTCGCTGGACGCGTCGGCCAAGGAGTTCGGGCTGCTGGTGTCGGCGTACACGTTCAGCGCGGCCATCACGGGGCTGGTGGCGTCGGCCTACATGGACCGCTTCGACCGCAAGCGGATGCTGATGGTGCTGCTGGCCGGCTTCGGCGTGGGAACGCTGCTGTGCGGCCTGGTAGACTCGTACGCGACGCTGATGGCCGCGCGCGTGGTGGCCGGCGGGTTCGGCGGGGTGCTGGCGGGCGTGGTGTTCGCCATCGTGGGCGACCAGATTCGCCCCGAGCGGCGGGCCACGGCCATGGGTGTGGTGATGGGCGGGTTCAGCGCGGCCTCGGTGCTGGGACTTCCCTTTGGCCTTTCGCTGGCCGAGGCCACCGGCTGGCAGACGCCCTTCCTGGTGCTGGCCGGGGTGACGGGGGTGATCCTGGTGCTGGGCACCTGGCTGCTGCCGCCCATGAACGCCCACCTGGCGCACCGGCGCGAGGGGAACGTGTTCCGCGACCTGGTGCAGGTGGCGCGCGACCCGGAGCACGTCAAGGCGTTCACGCTGACGACGGCCATCATGTTCTCGGCCTTTACGGTGGTGCCGTTCCTCAGCCCCTACCTGGTGGGCAACGTGGGGATGGCCGAGGACAAGCTGGACCTGATCTACTTCGCCGGCGGCCTGGCCACGCTGGTCACCGGCCCGGCGGTGTTCGGCCCGCTGGCCGACCGCTACGGCCACGCGCGCGTGTTCGCCTGGGTGGCCGTGGGAAGCATCCTGCCCATCGCGGTGGTCACCAACCTGCCCGTTTCGCCGCTGTGGGTGATCCTCACCGTCACCACGCTGATGATGATCATGGCGTCGGGGCGAATGATCAGCGCCACCGCGCTGGTGACGGGCGTGGTGCACCCCGCGCGCCGGGGAAGCTTCATGAGCCTCAACTCGTCCGTGCAGCAGGGCGCCGCCGGGCTGGCGGCCTCCGTGGGCGGGCTGATGATCGCCGGGGGCGGCGGGAGCAACGCGCCCATCACGGGCTACCCGGCGGTAGGCGCCCTGGCCATCGCGGCCACCCTTGCCACCCTCGTGCTCGTGGGGCGGCTGCGGCCCGCGCAGGTGGCGGGCGCCGTGCCGCAGCTGGACCAAACCGGCGCGCCTGCCCTCGCCGCGCCCCTCGAAGCACCCCGCCGCCGCGTGGCCGCGGACGACCGAACGATTCCGGGAATCCGAACGTGA